The Thermomicrobiales bacterium genome includes a region encoding these proteins:
- a CDS encoding Rdx family protein — MPIADKSPAVRIEFCFECGFTRRANKLAGDVMEEFGDFLPGGVTIIPGDREVYDVWLDDKLLFSRKKVDRFPNEREIEDQLIEILEG, encoded by the coding sequence ATGCCTATTGCCGACAAGTCCCCGGCGGTGCGGATCGAGTTCTGCTTCGAATGCGGGTTCACCCGCCGCGCCAACAAACTCGCCGGCGATGTGATGGAAGAGTTCGGCGATTTTCTGCCGGGCGGAGTCACCATCATTCCCGGTGACCGTGAGGTCTACGACGTCTGGTTGGACGACAAGCTCCTCTTCTCGCGCAAGAAGGTCGACCGCTTCCCGAACGAGCGCGAAATCGAAGATCAGCTCATCGAGATCCTCGAAGGGTAG
- a CDS encoding ABC transporter permease, with product MGSFLIRRLLGAIPLLFGVAVISFILMQVAPGGPDATYARSPRMTDERLAAIRARLGIDQPIPVQFAKWIQNLLRGDLGLSYVQNRPVTEAIWDAFPNTVLLVTIGLMLALVVALLFGVFAAVNPYGWFDNVTAIIAYFGLAMPVFWFGLMLQLIFSVKLGWLPSSGLHDPQDPGTLDTIEHLILPAITLAIGSVAVWSRYIRSSTIETLQHDYVRTARAKGLADRTVLSRHVLRNSLTSFVTVAAIDIPLYLSGVVFIETVFSLPGMGRLFYDSLTRRDYPVLMGILMFSAVLIILGNLIADLVYAKLDPRISYS from the coding sequence ATGGGTAGCTTTCTCATTCGGCGGTTGCTTGGGGCGATCCCGCTGCTCTTCGGGGTAGCGGTGATCTCCTTCATCCTGATGCAGGTGGCGCCGGGCGGTCCCGACGCCACCTACGCCCGCAGCCCGCGCATGACGGACGAGCGCCTGGCCGCCATCCGCGCGCGCCTCGGCATCGACCAACCCATCCCCGTGCAGTTCGCCAAGTGGATCCAGAACCTGCTGCGCGGCGATCTCGGTCTTTCCTACGTCCAGAACCGCCCGGTCACCGAAGCCATCTGGGATGCCTTCCCGAACACCGTACTGCTCGTCACCATTGGCCTCATGTTGGCGCTTGTGGTCGCATTGCTCTTCGGCGTCTTCGCGGCCGTCAACCCCTACGGCTGGTTCGACAACGTCACGGCCATCATCGCCTACTTCGGTTTGGCCATGCCCGTCTTCTGGTTCGGGCTCATGTTGCAACTCATCTTTTCGGTCAAGCTTGGCTGGCTTCCTTCCAGTGGGCTGCACGATCCGCAAGATCCGGGAACACTCGACACCATCGAGCATCTCATCTTGCCGGCAATCACCCTGGCGATCGGCAGCGTGGCTGTCTGGAGCCGGTATATCCGTTCCTCCACCATCGAAACCCTTCAGCACGACTATGTGCGCACAGCCCGCGCCAAAGGGCTGGCCGACCGAACGGTCCTCTCACGTCATGTGCTGCGCAATTCGCTCACGTCCTTCGTGACCGTAGCGGCTATCGACATTCCCCTCTACCTCTCCGGCGTGGTCTTCATCGAAACCGTCTTCTCCCTTCCGGGTATGGGACGGCTCTTCTACGACTCGCTCACCCGGCGGGACTACCCGGTGCTCATGGGGATCTTGATGTTCAGCGCTGTCTTGATCATCCTCGGCAACCTCATCGCCGATTTGGTCTATGCCAAGCTCGACCCGAGGATCAGCTACTCGTGA
- a CDS encoding dirigent protein codes for MRRFALMVLGLLVLGLAAPVAAQDATPEASPVHMMGSLDITPVDGVVSFTLLEIPASDAVVDQAPEGDSAGDILVFANVLMDESGEMQVGADQGWCVRTSVAGGAWECTWTIFLEQGQIVSQGPFFDAGPSTMAITGGTGDFAGARGQLELSANEDGLFVFAYTVMLDEEMPG; via the coding sequence ATGCGTAGATTCGCACTCATGGTTCTCGGTCTTCTCGTGCTTGGTTTGGCGGCTCCCGTTGCTGCCCAGGACGCGACGCCAGAGGCATCGCCAGTGCACATGATGGGCTCGCTGGATATCACACCGGTGGATGGGGTCGTCTCGTTCACCCTCCTGGAGATTCCCGCCTCGGACGCGGTGGTCGACCAGGCTCCGGAAGGGGATAGCGCGGGCGATATTCTGGTCTTCGCCAATGTCTTGATGGACGAATCGGGCGAGATGCAGGTCGGAGCCGACCAGGGGTGGTGCGTGCGCACCAGTGTTGCTGGCGGCGCCTGGGAATGCACCTGGACCATCTTCCTGGAGCAGGGGCAGATCGTGAGCCAGGGTCCGTTCTTCGACGCTGGACCGTCGACCATGGCGATCACGGGTGGCACGGGCGATTTTGCCGGGGCGCGCGGTCAACTGGAATTGAGCGCGAACGAAGACGGGTTGTTCGTCTTTGCCTACACGGTCATGCTGGATGAGGAAATGCCGGGATAG
- a CDS encoding ferrochelatase, whose translation MTIAGACSRTSPRFDQAARQYDALLLLSFGGPEGPEDVVPFLENVTRGRNVPRERLDEVAEHYLHFGGVSPINAQNRALIAALRDELRRHEILLPVYFGNRNWDPYVTDTIGEMRSDGVQRALVFVTSAFSSYSGCRQYREDVARAVDALGEPAIAFDKIRGFYNHPGFIDTMIALTAERLDRIPVDRRATTEVIFSAHSIPESMAKGCAYEKQLAEASRLVARMLELPSWRLAYQSRSGSPLTPWLEPDILDVLETLPDAGFTDAVIVPIGFISDHMEVLFDLDHEAAERAAELGLGFQRVPTAGTHPRFVAMIRELIEERMTCDPTRQVVGNFPPTHDVCPLNCCLIGTGRPTAPAIAATRS comes from the coding sequence GTGACCATTGCAGGAGCGTGCAGCCGGACTTCGCCGAGATTCGACCAAGCCGCCCGGCAGTACGACGCCTTGCTTCTCCTTTCGTTTGGCGGACCTGAGGGCCCCGAGGACGTCGTTCCCTTTCTCGAAAATGTCACCCGCGGACGGAATGTGCCACGCGAGCGGCTGGACGAAGTGGCGGAGCACTATCTCCATTTCGGCGGGGTGAGCCCGATCAATGCGCAGAACCGCGCGTTGATTGCCGCGCTGCGTGACGAGTTGCGCCGTCATGAGATTCTGCTGCCGGTCTATTTCGGCAATCGCAACTGGGATCCCTATGTCACCGATACCATAGGGGAGATGCGCTCTGACGGAGTGCAACGCGCGCTCGTCTTCGTGACCTCGGCGTTCAGTTCCTACTCCGGTTGCCGCCAGTATCGGGAAGATGTCGCCCGGGCAGTCGATGCGCTCGGGGAGCCAGCGATCGCATTCGACAAGATTCGCGGGTTCTACAACCATCCAGGCTTCATCGACACCATGATCGCGCTGACTGCCGAGCGGCTCGATCGAATTCCGGTCGATCGGCGAGCGACTACCGAGGTGATTTTCTCCGCGCATAGCATTCCCGAATCGATGGCCAAAGGGTGCGCGTATGAGAAGCAACTGGCAGAGGCGTCGCGCCTGGTGGCACGGATGCTGGAACTGCCATCCTGGCGGCTGGCCTATCAGAGCCGCAGCGGATCGCCGCTGACACCCTGGTTGGAACCAGATATTCTCGATGTGCTCGAGACGCTGCCAGACGCCGGATTCACCGACGCGGTGATCGTGCCGATCGGTTTCATTTCAGACCATATGGAAGTGCTGTTCGACCTCGACCATGAGGCGGCCGAGCGGGCTGCCGAACTGGGTCTGGGGTTCCAGCGCGTGCCGACTGCAGGGACGCATCCGCGATTCGTCGCCATGATCCGTGAGTTGATCGAAGAGCGGATGACGTGCGATCCAACACGCCAAGTGGTTGGCAACTTTCCACCAACGCACGATGTTTGCCCGCTCAATTGCTGCCTGATCGGCACAGGGCGCCCAACGGCTCCCGCGATTGCGGCTACACGCTCGTAA
- a CDS encoding FMN-binding negative transcriptional regulator yields the protein MKYTAHFMLEDPEAVKRLIRENPWATFVSSTANGLVASHYPILLDEDAEEIVLLSHFGKPDDRLHELGEHEMLVIVQGPHGYISPSWYAPQDFIPTWNHVTAHLYGTPEILSFDENFAVLHRLVDHFEAGVAHPRSLHQDEEYARKVATGTAGVRLVVKRFDARLKLSQNKAPEVVETITRELESGDAYAQPALAREMRLARE from the coding sequence ATGAAATACACCGCGCACTTCATGCTCGAGGATCCGGAAGCGGTCAAGCGCCTCATCCGTGAGAATCCCTGGGCCACGTTTGTTTCGTCGACTGCGAACGGCCTGGTGGCATCGCACTATCCCATCCTGCTGGACGAAGATGCAGAGGAGATCGTGCTCCTGAGCCATTTCGGCAAGCCCGACGATCGGCTCCATGAGCTCGGCGAGCACGAGATGCTGGTCATCGTGCAGGGGCCGCATGGATATATCTCGCCGTCCTGGTATGCGCCACAGGATTTCATTCCGACCTGGAATCACGTTACCGCGCATCTCTACGGGACGCCGGAGATCCTCTCGTTCGACGAGAACTTTGCCGTGCTGCATCGCCTGGTGGATCACTTCGAAGCGGGAGTCGCGCACCCTCGCAGCTTGCATCAGGACGAGGAGTACGCGCGCAAGGTGGCGACCGGCACCGCTGGCGTTCGCCTGGTGGTGAAGCGATTCGACGCCCGGCTCAAGCTCAGCCAGAACAAAGCTCCTGAGGTGGTGGAAACCATCACGCGGGAGCTGGAGTCGGGGGATGCATACGCGCAGCCAGCGTTGGCGCGGGAAATGCGATTGGCGCGCGAATAG
- a CDS encoding RsmF rRNA methyltransferase first C-terminal domain-containing protein, with translation MASPPLPAAYVERMTTLLGDEAADFFASYDRPARPGLRVNPYKITPEEFRQRSPWPLEPVPWCPTGFYLPEDAPAGKHPWHAAGVYYLQEPSAMAPVEQMDFSTVEWVVDACAAPGGKATQIHDHLRETGILVANELVGSRVKALGENLERWGTEKALITNLEIGRIATLQGSNFGEVLVDAPCSGEGLFRRSPEARTEWSVAHVEGSARRQRALLDAAARLVAVDGYLVYSTCTFAPEENEQVIAAFLDDHPAWTLERLQLPGATPGRTDWADTTHDLSGMARLWPHRIEGDGHTIARLHHGSSGRNVEGEGDSARFDSRSTEKATAILDAFLDESVPELEYYGIPIMQGDRLFLVPEYSPLIGELPTVRPGLWLGTAAPGRFTPSHALALFLNPADCTLVESLDFEETARYLSGETLTKPGKPGWVLIVFDGFPLGWGKRTGDVIKNHYPKGLRRPISSWMAAAPS, from the coding sequence ATGGCATCCCCTCCGCTGCCGGCCGCCTATGTCGAGCGGATGACGACGCTCCTCGGCGACGAGGCTGCGGATTTCTTCGCCTCCTACGACCGTCCGGCGCGCCCGGGACTGCGCGTCAATCCATACAAGATCACCCCCGAGGAGTTCCGCCAGCGCTCCCCCTGGCCGCTGGAGCCAGTCCCCTGGTGCCCGACCGGTTTCTATCTCCCCGAAGACGCCCCTGCCGGCAAGCACCCCTGGCACGCAGCCGGCGTCTATTACCTGCAGGAACCCTCGGCCATGGCGCCGGTGGAGCAGATGGACTTCTCGACAGTGGAGTGGGTTGTCGATGCGTGCGCCGCGCCAGGCGGCAAAGCAACCCAAATCCACGACCACCTCCGGGAGACAGGGATTCTCGTGGCCAACGAGTTGGTCGGCAGCCGCGTCAAAGCGCTCGGGGAGAACCTGGAACGCTGGGGAACCGAAAAGGCCCTCATCACGAATCTGGAAATCGGCCGGATTGCGACCCTGCAGGGAAGCAACTTCGGGGAAGTGCTGGTCGATGCGCCCTGTTCGGGCGAAGGGCTCTTCCGTCGTTCCCCCGAAGCCCGGACAGAATGGTCAGTCGCGCACGTGGAAGGATCGGCCCGGCGCCAGCGTGCGCTGCTCGATGCAGCCGCGCGGTTGGTAGCAGTGGACGGCTATTTGGTCTACAGCACGTGCACGTTTGCCCCGGAAGAGAACGAACAGGTCATAGCGGCGTTTCTCGATGACCACCCCGCATGGACGCTGGAGCGATTGCAGCTCCCCGGCGCCACCCCGGGCCGCACCGATTGGGCAGACACCACGCACGATCTTTCCGGCATGGCGCGGTTATGGCCGCACCGGATCGAGGGCGACGGCCATACGATCGCTCGGCTGCATCACGGTAGTTCCGGCCGGAACGTCGAAGGGGAGGGGGACAGTGCTCGGTTCGATTCCCGCAGCACAGAAAAGGCAACTGCCATTCTCGACGCATTCCTCGACGAGTCTGTGCCAGAACTCGAGTATTACGGTATTCCCATAATGCAAGGCGACCGGTTGTTTCTCGTGCCGGAGTACAGTCCGCTGATCGGTGAGCTCCCGACGGTGCGTCCGGGGCTTTGGCTCGGAACGGCCGCGCCCGGGCGCTTCACGCCCTCGCATGCGCTCGCGCTCTTCCTGAATCCAGCTGACTGCACGTTGGTGGAATCGCTCGATTTCGAGGAAACCGCCCGCTATCTCTCTGGCGAAACGCTCACCAAACCCGGCAAGCCCGGTTGGGTGCTGATCGTTTTCGACGGATTCCCGCTCGGCTGGGGCAAACGCACCGGCGACGTCATCAAGAACCACTACCCCAAGGGACTTCGCCGCCCGATCTCCTCCTGGATGGCCGCCGCTCCTTCATAG
- the hemC gene encoding hydroxymethylbilane synthase, producing MALGNHIRIGARGSRLSLRQAELVRARLALAHPDREISITEITTTGDLTIDTPLPEIGGKGVFTLEIEEALRVGQIDLAVHSLKDLPTEPTPGIVIGAVPERVDVSDAVVSRSGVPVLELPAHAVIGTSSHRRAAQLLRMRPDFRPVSIRGNIETRIRKTMDPNGMYDAAVLASAGLKRIGLLDAAIEQLPLDLMLPAPGQGALGVQCRDDAESIALLAAIDNVAARLATSAERSFLSGVGGGCSAPIACYGELTGNTLQLRGRIVALDGSSQVDVMLEREIFDEAGAMAAGAALALEALQSGAAELLAATAV from the coding sequence ATGGCACTCGGGAACCACATTCGGATAGGAGCGCGCGGCTCGCGACTGTCGCTCCGGCAGGCTGAATTGGTTCGTGCTCGATTGGCATTGGCGCATCCCGATCGGGAAATCTCGATTACGGAGATCACCACCACCGGCGACCTCACGATCGATACCCCGCTCCCCGAAATTGGCGGCAAGGGCGTCTTTACGCTCGAAATCGAAGAGGCGCTGCGGGTGGGACAGATCGACCTGGCGGTCCACAGCTTGAAAGATTTGCCGACCGAGCCGACGCCGGGCATTGTGATTGGGGCAGTTCCGGAGCGGGTCGACGTATCAGACGCGGTAGTCAGCCGCTCCGGGGTCCCCGTGCTCGAGTTGCCAGCACATGCCGTGATTGGCACCAGCAGTCACCGGCGCGCCGCGCAGTTGCTGCGGATGCGGCCGGACTTTCGGCCGGTGTCGATCCGAGGCAATATCGAGACCCGCATTCGCAAGACGATGGATCCCAACGGGATGTATGACGCAGCAGTTTTGGCGAGCGCCGGTCTGAAGCGAATTGGGCTCCTCGATGCCGCGATCGAGCAATTGCCGTTGGATCTGATGCTGCCCGCGCCGGGGCAGGGGGCGCTCGGCGTGCAATGCCGGGACGACGCCGAATCGATTGCACTGCTGGCAGCTATCGACAATGTCGCTGCTCGTCTGGCGACCAGCGCGGAACGATCGTTTCTCTCCGGGGTGGGCGGCGGATGCTCAGCGCCGATCGCCTGTTACGGTGAGTTGACCGGCAATACGTTGCAGTTGCGAGGACGGATTGTGGCGCTCGACGGGTCGAGCCAGGTCGATGTCATGCTGGAGCGGGAGATCTTCGATGAAGCGGGAGCGATGGCCGCGGGCGCCGCGCTGGCGCTGGAAGCATTGCAATCTGGCGCGGCCGAGTTGTTGGCGGCGACAGCGGTATGA
- a CDS encoding class I SAM-dependent methyltransferase, which yields MNGRPFADGSAGDVNYAAIGRDYAVYRRPDPQIAARILNALGDAETVLNVGAGPGGYEPRDRQVTAVEPSATMRAQRPPDLPPAIDAVAEALPFPDDSFDAVMASSTVHQWSDLAQGIAEMKRVSRGPVVVTVSDPDRMHDFWLAEYFPEPLDVERGRFPRIERLVELLGPGTIVESIPIPLDCTDGFTEAYYGRPERLLEPGVQGAMSSWTLADAGALRQFEERLSADLASGAWDARWGYLRTQPFYDGSFRLVVRP from the coding sequence ATGAACGGGCGACCATTTGCCGATGGCAGCGCCGGCGATGTGAATTACGCGGCGATTGGACGCGACTATGCGGTCTATCGCAGACCCGATCCGCAGATTGCCGCCCGGATTCTGAACGCATTGGGCGATGCGGAAACGGTGCTCAATGTGGGCGCCGGACCGGGCGGCTATGAGCCGCGTGACCGGCAGGTGACCGCGGTGGAGCCCTCGGCCACGATGCGCGCGCAACGCCCACCCGATCTTCCCCCGGCGATCGATGCCGTGGCGGAGGCATTGCCGTTTCCCGACGATTCGTTCGATGCGGTGATGGCGAGTTCGACCGTGCACCAGTGGTCCGATCTGGCGCAAGGGATCGCCGAGATGAAGCGGGTGTCCCGCGGGCCGGTGGTCGTCACGGTCTCGGACCCGGACCGGATGCACGATTTTTGGCTGGCGGAGTATTTCCCGGAACCGCTCGATGTGGAGCGAGGGCGTTTTCCCAGGATCGAACGGTTGGTGGAGCTGTTGGGCCCGGGAACGATCGTGGAATCGATTCCCATTCCGCTCGATTGCACGGACGGATTCACCGAGGCGTACTACGGGCGGCCGGAACGCCTGCTGGAGCCGGGGGTGCAGGGTGCGATGTCGTCGTGGACGCTGGCCGATGCGGGCGCGTTGCGCCAGTTCGAGGAGCGGCTCAGCGCCGATCTGGCTTCCGGCGCCTGGGATGCGCGTTGGGGGTACTTGCGCACCCAACCCTTCTATGACGGATCATTTCGTCTCGTCGTCCGCCCGTAA
- a CDS encoding PQQ-binding-like beta-propeller repeat protein produces MERATQWSRMVLAAVLPLVLMGVILLPTRTASAVGCGDPPQLAAQAPQAQERWRYTYDGAGNYQVVGWTPTEATLLVNSPGCAISHIAVVGLNILDGTEMWRVTYDQLQGEITSAATTGSGLAIVSTSQMVYAFDETTGDQRWSAVHGYEGWPEIITTENDIIVLSVDNSLTGVSASDGAIAWQQMLPVGSVSDWENIAGGPLVALGRPETEGQDVQAFGLDKTTGMILWQTPVGQTATSTGGTLELAGNGSGTIAAEVLTDATAALVTLDGATGAIAWSAPLANDGSYGRMYLTNGAAPAVVYATGGSLEVKSATGYDAATGAVRWKNQNIGADALLADATHIVGAGPSVSYLNALVMVDGETGEMLWAQPEALVDGSFTGTAQVFVSELTFTPAFQEGSAPTVTSVDLATGSMLWQNSYPEFESLFISGQAAGIVLADGSTAEEAVLVALAS; encoded by the coding sequence ATGGAGCGTGCAACCCAGTGGTCTCGGATGGTCCTCGCCGCGGTGCTGCCGCTCGTCCTCATGGGAGTCATCCTGCTCCCAACGCGAACCGCGAGTGCAGTCGGTTGCGGCGACCCTCCCCAGCTGGCCGCGCAAGCCCCACAGGCGCAGGAACGCTGGCGCTACACCTATGACGGAGCAGGGAACTACCAGGTCGTCGGCTGGACCCCAACCGAAGCGACCCTCCTGGTCAATTCCCCCGGCTGCGCCATCTCCCATATCGCGGTCGTCGGCCTGAACATCCTCGACGGAACCGAGATGTGGCGGGTCACCTACGACCAGCTCCAGGGCGAAATCACCTCCGCCGCGACCACCGGCAGCGGTCTCGCCATCGTGTCGACCTCCCAGATGGTCTACGCCTTCGACGAAACCACTGGCGACCAGCGTTGGAGCGCTGTGCATGGCTACGAGGGGTGGCCAGAAATCATCACCACTGAGAACGACATCATCGTCCTCTCCGTCGACAACAGCCTGACTGGCGTGAGCGCGAGCGACGGCGCGATCGCCTGGCAACAGATGCTGCCGGTTGGCTCGGTGTCCGACTGGGAAAACATCGCGGGCGGTCCCCTCGTCGCGCTGGGACGTCCCGAAACCGAGGGCCAGGACGTCCAGGCCTTCGGGCTCGACAAAACGACCGGCATGATCCTTTGGCAGACGCCGGTTGGCCAAACCGCTACCTCCACCGGAGGAACACTCGAGCTCGCGGGCAACGGTTCCGGCACGATCGCCGCTGAGGTCCTGACCGACGCAACCGCGGCGCTCGTCACCCTCGACGGCGCCACCGGCGCCATTGCCTGGTCTGCCCCACTGGCCAATGACGGCAGCTACGGCCGCATGTACCTCACCAACGGCGCGGCTCCGGCGGTTGTGTATGCCACGGGCGGCTCGCTCGAGGTGAAATCGGCGACCGGATACGACGCCGCCACCGGCGCAGTTCGCTGGAAAAACCAGAACATCGGCGCCGATGCCCTTCTGGCCGACGCCACCCATATCGTCGGCGCAGGCCCATCCGTGAGCTACCTGAACGCGCTGGTCATGGTCGATGGCGAAACCGGCGAAATGCTCTGGGCGCAACCCGAGGCGCTCGTCGACGGTTCGTTTACCGGAACGGCGCAAGTCTTCGTCAGCGAGCTCACCTTTACCCCCGCATTTCAGGAGGGCTCGGCGCCCACGGTGACCTCGGTCGATCTCGCCACCGGCAGCATGCTCTGGCAGAACAGCTACCCCGAGTTCGAATCGCTCTTCATCTCCGGGCAAGCCGCCGGCATCGTTCTCGCCGACGGTAGCACCGCCGAGGAGGCCGTACTCGTCGCGCTCGCCTCGTAA
- a CDS encoding peptide ABC transporter substrate-binding protein has product MIRMTARPGAPIDPASLSTVDEIVQARIDRRITRRQLIERAGQLGIGAAVLGVLLRAANDTQAAAGGRGAATLLRNQDGSTVPVEGPTAPEGAQVAGGALLLGGHGEPDTLHPYLTQLQIGFDMFSAPMEGLVALDENLAPQPRLATEYSISEDGLSYTFTLREGVKWHNGEDFVADDVINTWKIVNNPDFGTYNTFSWDLVTEVTASEDGKQVTITTAEPYAPFISSTGIAPIVPSSAVADPVAFGADFGRALIGTGPFKLEEWVPQQQISFVRFDDYWGDKAILDKLIYAIVPDDNTQLVQLRTGEIQVASSDSAISALRLEEALGIENISILETPSPAWKHFDLKIIDHLRDPRVRQALDYATPKQQIIEQLMKNNVLPSAADTTPQTWAWDPDLQPTPYDPDKAKALLEEAGLTMEDGVWTGPTPTPEDGIDEMTDKTGPVKPLAIELWAPSGSQENELILQVVAQAWGDIGVKTEQKFEDVSTIFGPEGYQFTEAMTAGMYAWYNTADPDNTWYWSSQYIPDTPTGSGGNVQAYFFHFNFQEEIDAIIDPAVAELDQDKRKEAYFASQKLLNEQVPTIFIYWDKQFSAVANNVGGFLPTTFNSIFWNANKWYLTE; this is encoded by the coding sequence ATGATCCGAATGACCGCTCGGCCAGGCGCGCCGATCGACCCGGCGTCGCTTTCCACCGTTGATGAAATCGTGCAGGCCCGCATCGACCGGCGCATTACCCGCCGCCAACTGATCGAACGGGCCGGGCAGCTCGGCATCGGCGCGGCCGTTCTCGGCGTCCTGCTGCGCGCCGCCAACGACACCCAGGCCGCCGCTGGCGGGCGCGGCGCTGCCACGTTGCTGCGCAACCAGGACGGCTCCACCGTCCCGGTGGAAGGACCAACCGCTCCAGAAGGCGCCCAGGTTGCAGGAGGCGCCCTGTTGCTCGGCGGCCATGGCGAACCGGACACGCTCCACCCCTACCTCACCCAGCTCCAGATCGGCTTCGACATGTTCAGCGCCCCCATGGAAGGACTCGTGGCGCTCGATGAGAACCTGGCCCCACAACCCCGCCTGGCGACCGAGTACTCGATCTCCGAGGATGGCCTCTCCTACACCTTCACCCTGCGCGAAGGCGTGAAATGGCACAACGGCGAGGATTTCGTGGCCGATGATGTCATCAACACCTGGAAGATCGTCAACAACCCGGATTTCGGCACGTACAACACCTTCAGCTGGGACCTCGTTACCGAAGTCACCGCCTCTGAGGATGGCAAACAGGTCACCATCACCACCGCCGAGCCGTACGCGCCCTTCATCTCCTCCACCGGTATCGCGCCCATCGTCCCGTCCAGCGCGGTCGCCGACCCCGTTGCCTTCGGCGCAGACTTCGGCCGCGCCCTCATCGGCACTGGTCCCTTCAAGCTCGAAGAGTGGGTGCCGCAACAGCAGATCTCATTCGTGCGCTTCGACGACTACTGGGGCGACAAAGCCATCCTCGACAAACTGATCTACGCCATCGTGCCGGACGACAATACCCAGCTCGTTCAGTTGCGTACCGGCGAAATCCAGGTAGCCAGCAGCGATTCGGCCATCAGCGCGCTTCGGCTGGAAGAGGCGCTCGGCATCGAGAACATCTCCATCCTGGAAACCCCCTCACCGGCCTGGAAGCATTTCGACCTCAAGATCATCGACCACTTGCGCGATCCCCGTGTGCGCCAGGCGCTCGACTACGCCACCCCGAAACAGCAGATCATCGAGCAACTGATGAAGAACAACGTCCTCCCCAGCGCCGCGGACACCACGCCGCAAACCTGGGCGTGGGACCCCGATCTGCAGCCGACCCCATACGATCCGGACAAGGCGAAAGCGCTGCTGGAAGAAGCTGGGCTGACAATGGAAGACGGTGTCTGGACCGGCCCGACACCGACCCCGGAAGACGGCATCGACGAGATGACCGACAAGACCGGCCCGGTCAAGCCGCTCGCGATCGAGCTCTGGGCTCCTTCGGGTAGCCAGGAAAACGAGCTCATCCTGCAGGTCGTGGCCCAGGCCTGGGGCGACATCGGCGTCAAGACCGAGCAGAAGTTCGAGGATGTTTCCACCATCTTCGGCCCAGAGGGCTACCAGTTCACCGAAGCGATGACCGCCGGCATGTATGCCTGGTACAACACCGCCGACCCAGACAACACCTGGTACTGGAGCTCGCAATACATTCCGGACACGCCAACCGGTTCCGGCGGCAACGTGCAGGCGTACTTCTTCCACTTCAACTTCCAGGAAGAGATCGACGCCATCATCGACCCCGCCGTCGCCGAGCTCGACCAGGACAAGCGCAAGGAAGCCTATTTCGCCTCCCAGAAGCTCCTCAACGAGCAGGTCCCGACTATCTTCATCTACTGGGACAAGCAGTTCTCCGCCGTGGCAAACAACGTCGGCGGCTTCCTGCCCACCACCTTCAACTCCATCTTCTGGAACGCCAACAAGTGGTACCTGACGGAGTAG
- a CDS encoding ABC transporter permease — MSAGVVTLDEVLGNDPGFVQARTPAQLAWRRFRRSPLAMLGVGMLTVIVVLTALAPWIAPHGQNEIDLFNIKAPPSREHLLGTDALGRDVLSRLLYGGRMSLAIGVAAAVICVVVGMLFGAVSGYYGGWVDGAIMRFVDLMLAFPSIFLLLIIAAMFEGISVWGVILFMGLFSWMWLTRIVRGEFLSLKQREFVEAARSIGTPNSQIIRRHLLPNVIGAIVVTFTLDVALFMLYEAGLSFLGFGVPPGIPTWGNMLSESRTDYLSDPLLAILPGIALTLCVLAFNFVGDGLRDAFDPKGSR, encoded by the coding sequence GTGAGCGCCGGTGTCGTCACGCTCGATGAGGTCCTGGGCAACGATCCAGGTTTCGTACAGGCCCGCACGCCCGCGCAGCTTGCCTGGCGCCGCTTCCGCAGATCCCCGCTGGCCATGCTCGGCGTGGGTATGCTGACCGTCATCGTGGTGCTTACCGCCCTGGCCCCCTGGATCGCCCCGCACGGGCAAAACGAGATCGACCTCTTCAACATCAAGGCGCCCCCCAGCCGTGAGCACTTGCTCGGCACCGACGCTCTCGGCCGGGATGTTCTCTCCCGCCTGCTCTACGGCGGCCGCATGTCCCTCGCCATCGGGGTGGCCGCTGCAGTCATCTGCGTGGTGGTGGGCATGCTCTTCGGCGCGGTCTCGGGCTACTACGGCGGCTGGGTGGATGGCGCCATCATGCGCTTCGTCGATTTGATGCTGGCGTTCCCCAGCATCTTCCTCCTGCTGATCATCGCCGCCATGTTCGAAGGCATCTCCGTCTGGGGCGTCATCCTCTTCATGGGCCTGTTTAGCTGGATGTGGCTCACCCGCATCGTCCGGGGCGAGTTCCTCTCCCTGAAGCAACGCGAGTTCGTGGAGGCCGCGCGTTCCATCGGCACCCCTAATAGTCAGATCATCCGGCGGCATCTGCTGCCAAACGTGATCGGCGCCATCGTGGTCACCTTCACACTCGACGTCGCCCTCTTCATGCTCTATGAAGCCGGATTGTCCTTCCTTGGCTTTGGCGTTCCCCCCGGCATCCCCACCTGGGGCAACATGCTCAGCGAAAGCCGCACCGACTACCTTTCCGACCCCCTGCTCGCCATCCTCCCCGGCATTGCCCTCACCCTCTGCGTCCTCGCCTTCAACTTCGTCGGCGACGGCCTCCGCGACGCCTTCGACCCGAAAGGCAGTCGATAG